One part of the Arabidopsis thaliana chromosome 1 sequence genome encodes these proteins:
- a CDS encoding uncharacterized protein (unknown protein; Has 7306 Blast hits to 3858 proteins in 279 species: Archae - 15; Bacteria - 134; Metazoa - 3314; Fungi - 546; Plants - 228; Viruses - 207; Other Eukaryotes - 2862 (source: NCBI BLink).): MGKRRFQKAKETSSVAEASSPTESQATRRRRGRPRKNLENPEDFKKEESEEDEDYEEYEDEEEEDEEAEVVINREKLKKKVRSSSGSMEKEQKMKHEELEEEEKPEMTVKVVVPPPSSRRSRRKSTPVKSW; encoded by the coding sequence ATGGGGAAGAGAAGGTTTCAGAAAGCAAAGGAAACGTCGTCAGTAGCAGAAGCTTCATCTCCGACGGAGTCTCAGGCTACAAGGAGACGAAGAGGAAGGCCAAGGAAGAATCTTGAGAACCCAGAAGATTTCAAGAAGGAAGAATCTGAGGAAGACGAGGATTACGAAGAGTAcgaggacgaagaagaagaagacgaagaagctGAGGTGGTTATTAACAgagagaagctgaagaagaaagttagGAGCAGTAGTGGTAGTATGGAAAAGGAGCAAAAGATGAAACATGAAGAGttagaggaggaggagaagccGGAGATGACGGTCAAGGTAGTGGTTCCACCGCCGTCGTCTAGACGGTCGAGGAGGAAAAGCACGCCGGTGAAGAGCTGGTAA
- a CDS encoding HAD-superfamily hydrolase, subfamily IG, 5'-nucleotidase, which yields MEDQKPSALSENVLQFHTVGSRDGCDVPHEWSSPEGGKKIDISNQIFCNRSLNMKNIIAVGFDMDYTLAQYKSETFESLAYDGTVRKLVYDLGYPNELLEWTFDWNYMVRGLVLDKKRGNILKMDRHKYVKVAYHGFRELSKEDKVEIYGSSLVRDSFDEPDYALIDTLFSLAEAYLFAQLVDFKDNNPEKVPKDVDYARMYKDVRAAVDLCHRDGTLKQMVAKEPNRYINEDTTIVPLIKMIRDSGRSTFLVTNSLWDYTNIVMNFLCGGRTVHGPHTCNFDWLQYFDVVITGSAKPGFFHEDSRANLFEVEPQSGMLINTDNGTPMAQVGDPSPKILLKSKDKGCRVFQGGNVGHLHSLLSIESSSQVLYVGDHIYGDILRSKKILGWRTMLVVPELEKEVELLWELRNMRKDLILMRNERDSVEDKIHHLNWSLKFEDINENNKHEMLSALKDLESKRDKVRQSHQQAQRECHQKFHKVWGQLMKTGYQSSRFAHQVERFACLYTSQVSNLRLYSPDKYYRPSEDFMSHEFHLLPL from the exons ATGGAAGATCAGAAACCGAGTGCTCTCAGTGAAAATGTGTTGCAGTTTCACACTGTGGGCTCCAGAGATGGATGTGACGTTCCCCATGAATGGTCCTCTCCGGAAGGAggaaagaaaattgatataaGCAACCAAATTTTCTGCAATAGATCGctgaatatgaaaaatattattgccGTAGGCTTTGATATGGACTACACTCTTGCCCAATACAAGTCCGAAACTTTCGAGTCCCTTGCTTATGACGGAACTGTCAGGAAATTGGTATATGATTTGGGATATCCAAATGAG ctGCTAGAGTGGACATTTGATTGGAATTACATGGTTAGAGGCTTGGTGCTTGACAAAAAGAGGGGAAACATCTTAAAG ATGGATCGCCATAAATACGTGAAAGTAGCTTACCATGGGTTTAGGGAGCTCTCTAAGGAAGATAAAGTTGAAATCTATGGGAGCAGCCTAGTACGAGATTCTTTTGATGAACCCGACTACGCTCTCATAGATACTCTCTTTTCACTGGCCGAAGCCTATTTGTTCGCTCAACTTGTTGACTTTAAAGATAATAACCCTGAAAAAGTTCCCAAGGACGTTGA TTATGCTCGGATGTATAAAGATGTTCGTGCTGCTGTTGATTTGTGCCACCGTGACGGAACTTTAAAGCAGATGGTGGCAAAAGAACCTAATAG GTATATCAATGAGGATACCACGATAGTACCCCTTATTAAAATGATCAGAGATTCTGGACGTTCTACATTCTTAGTAACCAATAG TTTGTGGGACTACACAAATATTGTAATGAACTTTCTCTGCGGAGGGCGCACAGTACATGGTCCGCATACTTGCAACTTTGATTGGCTCCAGTATTTTGATGTTGTGATCACTGGCAG tGCAAAACCTGGGTTCTTCCATGAAGATAGCCGTGCTAACCTTTTTGAGGTGGAACCTCAGTCTGGAATGCTTATTAATACTGACAATGGAACACCTATGGCTCAG GTGGGAGATCCTTCACCAAAAATCTTACTGAAGAGTAAAGATAAAGGTTGTCGAGTTTTTCAAGGTGGAAATGTCGGGCATCTTCACAGTTTGCTCTCAATTGAGTCAAGTTCACAG GTACTTTATGTTGGGGATCATATATACGGTGATATCTTGCGCAGCAAAAAAATACTTG gCTGGAGAACTATGCTTGTAGTTCCAGAATTAGAAAAAGAGGTTGAACTTTTATGGGAACTGAGGAATATGCGTAAG GATCTTATTTTGATGAGAAATGAGCGTGATTCAGTTGAAGACAAAATTCATCACTTGAATTGGTCTCTAAA GTTTGAGGATATCAACGAGAATAATAAGCACGAAATGTTATCAGCGCTCAAGGACTTAGAG TCTAAAAGAGATAAAGTACGACAGAGTCATCAACAAGCTCAAAGAGAATGTCACCAAAAG TTTCACAAGGTCTGGGGGCAACTGATGAAAACTGGCTACCAGAGTTCTCGATTTGCTCATCAG GTGGAAAGATTCGCATGCCTGTACACAAGCCAAGTCTCAAACCTACGCTTGTACTCACCAGACAAGTATTACAGACCCAGTGAAGACTTCATGTCCCATGAATTTCACCTTCTTCCTCTGTGA
- a CDS encoding Erythronate-4-phosphate dehydrogenase family protein (Erythronate-4-phosphate dehydrogenase family protein; BEST Arabidopsis thaliana protein match is: Erythronate-4-phosphate dehydrogenase family protein (TAIR:AT1G19400.2); Has 35333 Blast hits to 34131 proteins in 2444 species: Archae - 798; Bacteria - 22429; Metazoa - 974; Fungi - 991; Plants - 531; Viruses - 0; Other Eukaryotes - 9610 (source: NCBI BLink).) — MVEPYETRNNGEASQMIRYQSYNHHNSRLPSSLSSPLLDLRVFYVRISNFKVDHSTPEVLTITHIPLDPDSLLEINGVRMSMYSEGVSSQLRRDRVDKKSEVATFISTDNIRLSGSVKFEVYDKDELVLSGTLEMSGSNGFTGESKHSVKRWNMNCEAEITAESGFLKEKHIGGSELSSPLPTIEVYVTGCFSGTPIILTKTLQLGFRKKHGRVTALDSIPEYETDEPHKGNSSELDYQVTEYGSYKQEYEGEHSDMYWNREYADGEDGEMSWFNAGVRVGVGIGLGVCVGLGIGVGLLVRTYQSTTRNFRRRII, encoded by the exons ATGGTGGAGCCTTATGAGACACGTAACAACGGTGAAGCATCCCAGATGATCAGATATCAGAGTTATAACCATCACAATTCCAGACTACCATCTTCATTATCATCGCCATTGCTTGATTTGAGAGTGTTCTATGTCAGAATCAGTAATTTCAAGGTGGATCATTCGACACCTGAGGTTCTCACCATTACTCATATTCCTTTGGATCCAGATTCACTTCTGGAGATTAATGGTGTTAGAATGAGCATGTACTCTGAAGGAGTTTCTTCTCAGCTTAGGCGTGATCGTGTTGATAAGAAATCTGAAGTTGCTACTTTTATCAGCACGGATAATATCAGGTTATCTGGTAGTGTGAAGTTTGAGGTTTATGATAAAGATGAGCTGGTTTTGTCTGGAACGCTTGAGATGTCTGGTAGTAATGGTTTCACTGGTGAATCTAAGCATAGCGTGAAGCGGTGGAACATGAATTGTGAAGCTGAGATCACTGCAGAGTCTGGTTTCTTGAAGGAGAAACATATTGGTGGTTCGGAGTTATCTTCTCCATTGCCAACTATTGAAGTCTATGTCACTGGCTGCTTTTCTGGAACTCCTATCATCCTAACGAAGACTCTACAGCTTGGTTTCAGAAAGAAGCACGGTAGAGTGACTGCATTAGATTCGATTCCCGAGTATGAAACTGATGAGCCTCATAAAGGAAACTCATCTGAGCTTGATTATCAG GTTACTGAATATGGAAGTTATAAACAAGAATATGAAGGAGAACACAGCGACATGTACTGGAATAGAGAGTACGCagatggtgaagatggtgAGATGTCGTGGTTCAACGCTGGTGTGAGGGTTGGTGTGGGAATTGGTCTTGGTGTCTGTGTAGGTCTTGGCATTGGGGTTGGCCTTCTGGTGCGTACCTATCAATCGACCACCAGAAACTTCAGAAGGAGGATTATCTAG
- a CDS encoding uncharacterized protein (unknown protein; FUNCTIONS IN: molecular_function unknown; INVOLVED IN: biological_process unknown; EXPRESSED IN: 22 plant structures; EXPRESSED DURING: 13 growth stages; Has 678 Blast hits to 539 proteins in 82 species: Archae - 0; Bacteria - 8; Metazoa - 429; Fungi - 41; Plants - 36; Viruses - 8; Other Eukaryotes - 156 (source: NCBI BLink).), with protein MGKRRFQKAKETSSVAEASSPTESQATRRRRGRPRKNLENPEDFKKEESEEDEDYEEYEDEEEEDEEAEMTVKVVVPPPSSRRSRRKSTPVKSW; from the exons ATGGGGAAGAGAAGGTTTCAGAAAGCAAAGGAAACGTCGTCAGTAGCAGAAGCTTCATCTCCGACGGAGTCTCAGGCTACAAGGAGACGAAGAGGAAGGCCAAGGAAGAATCTTGAGAACCCAGAAGATTTCAAGAAGGAAGAATCTGAGGAAGACGAGGATTACGAAGAGTAcgaggacgaagaagaagaagacgaagaagctGAG ATGACGGTCAAGGTAGTGGTTCCACCGCCGTCGTCTAGACGGTCGAGGAGGAAAAGCACGCCGGTGAAGAGCTGGTAA
- a CDS encoding HAD-superfamily hydrolase, subfamily IG, 5'-nucleotidase (HAD-superfamily hydrolase, subfamily IG, 5'-nucleotidase; FUNCTIONS IN: 5'-nucleotidase activity; INVOLVED IN: biological_process unknown; LOCATED IN: chloroplast; EXPRESSED IN: 23 plant structures; EXPRESSED DURING: 13 growth stages; CONTAINS InterPro DOMAIN/s: HAD-superfamily hydrolase, subfamily IG, 5'-nucleotidase (InterPro:IPR008380), Purine 5'-nucleotidase (InterPro:IPR016695); BEST Arabidopsis thaliana protein match is: HAD-superfamily hydrolase, subfamily IG, 5'-nucleotidase (TAIR:AT5G48960.1); Has 679 Blast hits to 675 proteins in 116 species: Archae - 0; Bacteria - 48; Metazoa - 445; Fungi - 0; Plants - 129; Viruses - 0; Other Eukaryotes - 57 (source: NCBI BLink).), whose translation MSEWFISRNPTFSTAFPSSCITVVNPNFILLSSEFDSYTPQCLFNSLTTTMRLSKRQLSLPLSLCFSTFSPRSRFHHFPGKYPAPRREFLHTTGTSQLCFKSSMEDQKPSALSENVLQFHTVGSRDGCDVPHEWSSPEGGKKIDISNQIFCNRSLNMKNIIAVGFDMDYTLAQYKSETFESLAYDGTVRKLVYDLGYPNELLEWTFDWNYMVRGLVLDKKRGNILKMDRHKYVKVAYHGFRELSKEDKVEIYGSSLVRDSFDEPDYALIDTLFSLAEAYLFAQLVDFKDNNPEKVPKDVDYARMYKDVRAAVDLCHRDGTLKQMVAKEPNRYINEDTTIVPLIKMIRDSGRSTFLVTNSLWDYTNIVMNFLCGGRTVHGPHTCNFDWLQYFDVVITGSAKPGFFHEDSRANLFEVEPQSGMLINTDNGTPMAQVGDPSPKILLKSKDKGCRVFQGGNVGHLHSLLSIESSSQVLYVGDHIYGDILRSKKILGWRTMLVVPELEKEVELLWELRNMRKDLILMRNERDSVEDKIHHLNWSLKFEDINENNKHEMLSALKDLESKRDKVRQSHQQAQRECHQKFHKVWGQLMKTGYQSSRFAHQVERFACLYTSQVSNLRLYSPDKYYRPSEDFMSHEFHLLPL comes from the exons ATGTCTGAGTGGTTTATCAGTAGGAATCCTACTTTTTCGACGGCATTCCCAAGTAGTTGTATTACAGTTGTAAATCCCAATTTTATTCTCCTTTCTTCAGAATTCGATTCGTATACTCCTCAATGCCTATTTAATAGTTTAACCACCACCATGCGTCTCTCTAAACGCCAACTCTcgcttcctctttctctctgcttctctACTTTCTCTCCTCGTTCCCGTTTCCATCATTTTCCTGGAAAATATCCAGCTCCTCGAAGAGAATTTCTCCACACTACTG GGACAAGCCAGCTGTGTTTTAAGAGTTCGATGGAAGATCAGAAACCGAGTGCTCTCAGTGAAAATGTGTTGCAGTTTCACACTGTGGGCTCCAGAGATGGATGTGACGTTCCCCATGAATGGTCCTCTCCGGAAGGAggaaagaaaattgatataaGCAACCAAATTTTCTGCAATAGATCGctgaatatgaaaaatattattgccGTAGGCTTTGATATGGACTACACTCTTGCCCAATACAAGTCCGAAACTTTCGAGTCCCTTGCTTATGACGGAACTGTCAGGAAATTGGTATATGATTTGGGATATCCAAATGAG ctGCTAGAGTGGACATTTGATTGGAATTACATGGTTAGAGGCTTGGTGCTTGACAAAAAGAGGGGAAACATCTTAAAG ATGGATCGCCATAAATACGTGAAAGTAGCTTACCATGGGTTTAGGGAGCTCTCTAAGGAAGATAAAGTTGAAATCTATGGGAGCAGCCTAGTACGAGATTCTTTTGATGAACCCGACTACGCTCTCATAGATACTCTCTTTTCACTGGCCGAAGCCTATTTGTTCGCTCAACTTGTTGACTTTAAAGATAATAACCCTGAAAAAGTTCCCAAGGACGTTGA TTATGCTCGGATGTATAAAGATGTTCGTGCTGCTGTTGATTTGTGCCACCGTGACGGAACTTTAAAGCAGATGGTGGCAAAAGAACCTAATAG GTATATCAATGAGGATACCACGATAGTACCCCTTATTAAAATGATCAGAGATTCTGGACGTTCTACATTCTTAGTAACCAATAG TTTGTGGGACTACACAAATATTGTAATGAACTTTCTCTGCGGAGGGCGCACAGTACATGGTCCGCATACTTGCAACTTTGATTGGCTCCAGTATTTTGATGTTGTGATCACTGGCAG tGCAAAACCTGGGTTCTTCCATGAAGATAGCCGTGCTAACCTTTTTGAGGTGGAACCTCAGTCTGGAATGCTTATTAATACTGACAATGGAACACCTATGGCTCAG GTGGGAGATCCTTCACCAAAAATCTTACTGAAGAGTAAAGATAAAGGTTGTCGAGTTTTTCAAGGTGGAAATGTCGGGCATCTTCACAGTTTGCTCTCAATTGAGTCAAGTTCACAG GTACTTTATGTTGGGGATCATATATACGGTGATATCTTGCGCAGCAAAAAAATACTTG gCTGGAGAACTATGCTTGTAGTTCCAGAATTAGAAAAAGAGGTTGAACTTTTATGGGAACTGAGGAATATGCGTAAG GATCTTATTTTGATGAGAAATGAGCGTGATTCAGTTGAAGACAAAATTCATCACTTGAATTGGTCTCTAAA GTTTGAGGATATCAACGAGAATAATAAGCACGAAATGTTATCAGCGCTCAAGGACTTAGAG TCTAAAAGAGATAAAGTACGACAGAGTCATCAACAAGCTCAAAGAGAATGTCACCAAAAG TTTCACAAGGTCTGGGGGCAACTGATGAAAACTGGCTACCAGAGTTCTCGATTTGCTCATCAG GTGGAAAGATTCGCATGCCTGTACACAAGCCAAGTCTCAAACCTACGCTTGTACTCACCAGACAAGTATTACAGACCCAGTGAAGACTTCATGTCCCATGAATTTCACCTTCTTCCTCTGTGA
- a CDS encoding Erythronate-4-phosphate dehydrogenase family protein encodes MVEPYETRNNGEASQMIRYQSYNHHNSRLPSSLSSPLLDLRVFYVRISNFKVDHSTPEVLTITHIPLDPDSLLEINGVRMSMYSEGVSSQLRRDRVDKKSEVATFISTDNIRLSGSVKFEVYDKDELVLSGTLEMSGSNGFTGESKHSVKRWNMNCEAEITAESGFLKEKHIGGSELSSPLPTIEVYVTGCFSGTPIILTKTLQLGFRKKHGRVTALDSIPEYETDEPHKGNSSELDYQVTFNCLVLHFFKIIIMLPNSFILIECFECFS; translated from the coding sequence ATGGTGGAGCCTTATGAGACACGTAACAACGGTGAAGCATCCCAGATGATCAGATATCAGAGTTATAACCATCACAATTCCAGACTACCATCTTCATTATCATCGCCATTGCTTGATTTGAGAGTGTTCTATGTCAGAATCAGTAATTTCAAGGTGGATCATTCGACACCTGAGGTTCTCACCATTACTCATATTCCTTTGGATCCAGATTCACTTCTGGAGATTAATGGTGTTAGAATGAGCATGTACTCTGAAGGAGTTTCTTCTCAGCTTAGGCGTGATCGTGTTGATAAGAAATCTGAAGTTGCTACTTTTATCAGCACGGATAATATCAGGTTATCTGGTAGTGTGAAGTTTGAGGTTTATGATAAAGATGAGCTGGTTTTGTCTGGAACGCTTGAGATGTCTGGTAGTAATGGTTTCACTGGTGAATCTAAGCATAGCGTGAAGCGGTGGAACATGAATTGTGAAGCTGAGATCACTGCAGAGTCTGGTTTCTTGAAGGAGAAACATATTGGTGGTTCGGAGTTATCTTCTCCATTGCCAACTATTGAAGTCTATGTCACTGGCTGCTTTTCTGGAACTCCTATCATCCTAACGAAGACTCTACAGCTTGGTTTCAGAAAGAAGCACGGTAGAGTGACTGCATTAGATTCGATTCCCGAGTATGAAACTGATGAGCCTCATAAAGGAAACTCATCTGAGCTTGATTATCAGGTAACTTTTAATTGCTTGGTACTTCATTTTTTCAAGATTATTATAATGCTTCCGAATAGTTTTATATTGATTGAATGCTTTGAATGCTTTTCCTAA
- a CDS encoding flavodoxin family protein / radical SAM domain-containing protein (flavodoxin family protein / radical SAM domain-containing protein; FUNCTIONS IN: iron-sulfur cluster binding, oxidoreductase activity, FMN binding, catalytic activity; EXPRESSED IN: 18 plant structures; EXPRESSED DURING: 7 growth stages; CONTAINS InterPro DOMAIN/s: Flavodoxin/nitric oxide synthase (InterPro:IPR008254), Radical SAM (InterPro:IPR007197), Wyosine base formation (InterPro:IPR013917); BEST Arabidopsis thaliana protein match is: P450 reductase 2 (TAIR:AT4G30210.2); Has 3108 Blast hits to 3089 proteins in 883 species: Archae - 191; Bacteria - 976; Metazoa - 668; Fungi - 593; Plants - 205; Viruses - 0; Other Eukaryotes - 475 (source: NCBI BLink).): MSTTSSVRVRLAFVALLSATTFYCIHKYRRLKHLKNLSLNPSSTLKASRGKIFFISQTGTAKALAQRLHELCASNDIAFDIVDPHSYEPEDLPKETLVLFIASTWDGGKPPKNGEFLVNWLGESAEDFRVGSLLLSDCKFAVFGVGSRAYGESYNAVAKELSSRMIGLGGLEMIPVGEGDVDDGELDRAFQDWCDGVIRVLKGGSAQETNGVSQQIGAVEDDLEYYDSTDEEDEDNDADGGIVDLEDIAGKAPSKRNGVVKVTKVDGKKEMVTPVIRASLTKQGYKIIGSHSGVKICRWTKSQLRGRGGCYKHSFYGIESHRCMETTPSLACANKCVFCWRHHTNPVGKSWQWKMDEPSVIVKGALDLHKNMIKQMKGVPGVTPEKLQEGLNPRHCALSLVGEPIMYPEINALVDELHGRRISTFLVTNAQFPEKILMMKPITQLYVSVDAATKESLKAIDRPLFADFWERFIDSLKALQEKQQRTVYRLTLVKGWNTEELDAYFNLFSIGKPDFIEIKGVTYCGSSATSKLTMENVPWHTDVKAFSEALSLKSNGEYEVACEHAHSCCVLLGRTEKFKVDGKWFTWIDYEKFHDLVASGEPFTSTDYMAQTPSWAVYGAQEGGFDPGQLRYKKERNHPPKPQAVLA; this comes from the exons ATGTCTACGACTTCCTCCGTGCGTGTTCGACTAGCTTTCGTTGCGTTACTCTCAGCGACGACTTTTTACTGTATCCATAAATATCGTCGCTTGAAACATCTGAAAAACCTCTCGTTAAACCCTAGCTCTACATTGAAAGCCAGCAGAGGaaagatcttcttcatctcccaAACTGGTACAGCTAAAGCCTTAGCTCAACGGCTTCACGAGCTATGCGCATCTAACGACATAGCATTTGATATCGTCGATCCACATAGCTACGAACCTGAAGATCTACCTAAAGAAACCCTAGTTTTATTCATCGCGTCGACTTGGGATGGCGGGAAGCCGCCTAAGAACGGAGAGTTTCTTGTGAACTGGCTTGGTGAGAGCGCTGAAGATTTCCGAGTCGGCTCGCTTCTTCTCTCCGATTGCAAATTCGCTGTTTTCGGTGTCGGGAGCCGTGCGTATGGTGAATCGTATAATGCTGTGGCGAAGGAATTGTCGAGTAGGATGATAGGACTGGGTGGACTCGAGATGATTCCGGTGGGAGAAGGCGATGTTGATGATGGAGAATTAGATAGAGCATTTCAAGACTGGTGTGATGGAGTTATTAGGGTTCTGAAAGGAGGATCTGCTCAAGAAACAAATGGGGTTTCGCAGCAGATTGGTGCTGTTGAGGATGATCTGGAGTACTACGATTCAAcagatgaggaagatgaagacaaTGATGCAGACGGAGGTATTGTTGATCTTGAAGATATTGCTGGAAAAGCTCCTTCAAAGAGAAATGGTGTAGTTAAAGTGACTAAAGTTGATGGAAAGAAGGAAATGGTGACCCCTGTGATTAGAGCAAGCTTAACGAAGCAG GGCTATAAAATTATCGGGTCGCATAGTGGGGTTAAGATATGTAGATGGACAAAGTCACAACTTAGAGGCAGGGGAGGTTGCTACAAGCACTCCTTTTATGGCATTGAGAGTCACAG GTGCATGGAGACAACACCTAGTTTGGCTTGTGCAAAcaaatgtgtgttttgttgGAGGCATCACACAAATCCTGTGGGAAAGAGCTGGCAGTGGAAGATGGATGAGCCTTCAGTGATTGTGAAAGGCGCTCTTGATCTtcataaaaatatgattaagcAAATGAAAGGAGTTCCAG GTGTAACTCCAGAGAAATTACAAGAAGGTCTTAACCCAAGACATTGTGCGTTATCACTTGTTGGTGAGCCGATTATGTATCCGGAGATCAATGCCCTTGTAGATGAGCTACATGGAAGGCGTATTTCTACGTTTTTGGTTACAAATGCACAATTCCCCgaaaagattttgatgatgaagccTATCACCCAG TTGTACGTAAGTGTAGATGCTGCCACCAAAGAGAGCTTGAAGGCCATTGATAGACCTCTCTTTGCTGACTTTTGGGAACGGTTCATT GACTCCTTGAAAGCTCTCCAAGAGAAGCAGCAGCGAACCGTCTACCGTTTAACACTTGTCAAAGGATGGAACACAGAGGAGCTAGATGCTTATTTCAACCTATTCAGCATTGGGAAACCTGATTTTATCGAGATCAAAGGCGTCACATACTGCGGATC ctCTGCAACGTCAAAGTTGACAATGGAGAATGTACCGTGGCACACAGATGTTAAAGCATTCTCAGAAGCTCTGTCTCTGAAGAGCAATGGGGAGTACGAGGTTGCTTGCGAGCACGCCCACTCTTGCTGTGTTCTTCTAGGGAGAACGGAAAAGTTCAAAGTGGATGGAAAGTGGTTCACTTGGATTGACTATGAAAAGTTCCACGATCTG GTTGCTTCTGGAGAACCGTTCACGAGCACAGACTATATGGCTCAAACACCATCGTGGGCGGTTTATGGAGCGCAGGAAGGTGGGTTTGATCCAGGGCAGTTGCGTTACAAGAAGGAAAGGAATCATCCTCCTAAACCACAGGCGGTTTTAGCTTAA
- a CDS encoding Erythronate-4-phosphate dehydrogenase family protein (Erythronate-4-phosphate dehydrogenase family protein; BEST Arabidopsis thaliana protein match is: Erythronate-4-phosphate dehydrogenase family protein (TAIR:AT1G19400.2); Has 125 Blast hits to 125 proteins in 16 species: Archae - 0; Bacteria - 0; Metazoa - 0; Fungi - 0; Plants - 125; Viruses - 0; Other Eukaryotes - 0 (source: NCBI BLink).): MVEPYETRNNGEASQMIRYQSYNHHNSRLPSSLSSPLLDLRVFYVRISNFKVDHSTPEVLTITHIPLDPDSLLEINGVRMSMYSEGVSSQLRRDRVDKKSEVATFISTDNIRLSGSVKFEVYDKDELVLSGTLEMSGSNGFTGESKHSVKRWNMNCEAEITAESGFLKEKHIGGSELSSPLPTIEVYVTGCFSGTPIILTKTLQLGFRKKHGRVTALDSIPEYETDEPHKGNSSELDYQSVLR; encoded by the exons ATGGTGGAGCCTTATGAGACACGTAACAACGGTGAAGCATCCCAGATGATCAGATATCAGAGTTATAACCATCACAATTCCAGACTACCATCTTCATTATCATCGCCATTGCTTGATTTGAGAGTGTTCTATGTCAGAATCAGTAATTTCAAGGTGGATCATTCGACACCTGAGGTTCTCACCATTACTCATATTCCTTTGGATCCAGATTCACTTCTGGAGATTAATGGTGTTAGAATGAGCATGTACTCTGAAGGAGTTTCTTCTCAGCTTAGGCGTGATCGTGTTGATAAGAAATCTGAAGTTGCTACTTTTATCAGCACGGATAATATCAGGTTATCTGGTAGTGTGAAGTTTGAGGTTTATGATAAAGATGAGCTGGTTTTGTCTGGAACGCTTGAGATGTCTGGTAGTAATGGTTTCACTGGTGAATCTAAGCATAGCGTGAAGCGGTGGAACATGAATTGTGAAGCTGAGATCACTGCAGAGTCTGGTTTCTTGAAGGAGAAACATATTGGTGGTTCGGAGTTATCTTCTCCATTGCCAACTATTGAAGTCTATGTCACTGGCTGCTTTTCTGGAACTCCTATCATCCTAACGAAGACTCTACAGCTTGGTTTCAGAAAGAAGCACGGTAGAGTGACTGCATTAGATTCGATTCCCGAGTATGAAACTGATGAGCCTCATAAAGGAAACTCATCTGAGCTTGATTATCAG TCAGTTCTAAGGTGA